A genomic window from Panthera tigris isolate Pti1 chromosome B4, P.tigris_Pti1_mat1.1, whole genome shotgun sequence includes:
- the CLEC1A gene encoding C-type lectin domain family 1 member A isoform X2 has translation MFPEQLKKVVQDIFYQLSNTQQDSISNKEERLANLSRQLQSLQTKNRKLAEILQRVAEKLCRELYNKTGEHRCSPCPEKWKWHGDKCYRFCRDSKSWQGCEYFCIAENATMLKINTQEVLEFAMPQSYSEFFYSYWTGLSRNGSGQAWLWTDGTPYSSELLEIIIDFTSLRSRDCVTILNGKAFSKDCKELRRCACERKAAAVKLESLH, from the exons ATGTTTCCTGAGCAGTTGAAGAAGGTGGTTCAAGACAtc TTCTACCAGCTTTCCAACACTCAGCAAGACAGCATTTCTAACAAGGAAGAAAGATTGGCGAATCTCTCCCGACAGCTGCAGTCTCTCCAGACAAAGAACAGGAAGCTTGCAGAAATTTTGCAGCGCGTGGCTGAAAAACTGTGTCGTGAGCTGTATAACAAAACTGGAG AACACAGATGCAGCCCTTGtccagaaaaatggaaatggCATGGGGACAAATGCTACCGATTCTGTAGAGACAGCAAGAGTTGGCAAGGCTGTGAATATTTCTGCATTGCAGAGAACGCCACCATGCTGAAGATAAACACGCAGGAAGTGCTG GAGTTTGCCATGCCTCAGAGCTACTCTGAGTTTTTCTACTCTTATTGGACAGGGCTATCCCGCAATGGCAGCGGACAGGCGTGGCTATGGACCGATGGAACCCCGTACTCCTCTGAACT gtTGGAGATTATAATAGATTTCACCAGCCTAAGAAGCAGGGACTGTGTGACCATCCTCAATGGGAAGGCTTTCTCAAAGGACTGCAAAGAGTTGAGGCGGTGTGCGTGTGAAAGAAAGGCTGCAGCAGTGAAGCTTGAGAGTCTCCATTAG
- the CLEC1A gene encoding C-type lectin domain family 1 member A isoform X1, with product MQAKYSSTRDMLDDDGDTVVSVHSRASSPTQQPEAGRKGHRPPSSVWRPVALTLLTLCLVLLLGLLALGLVFFQFYQLSNTQQDSISNKEERLANLSRQLQSLQTKNRKLAEILQRVAEKLCRELYNKTGEHRCSPCPEKWKWHGDKCYRFCRDSKSWQGCEYFCIAENATMLKINTQEVLEFAMPQSYSEFFYSYWTGLSRNGSGQAWLWTDGTPYSSELLEIIIDFTSLRSRDCVTILNGKAFSKDCKELRRCACERKAAAVKLESLH from the exons ATGCAGGCCAAGTACAGCAGCACAAGGGACATGCTGGACGACGATGGGGACACCGTCGTGAGTGTGCATTCTCGAGCCTCGTCTCCAACCCAGCAGCCAGAGGCCGGACGCAAAG GGCACCGGCCTCCCTCCTCAGTTTGGCGACCAGTGGCCCTGACCCTGCTGACTCTGTGTTTGGTGCTGCTGCTTGGCCTGTTGGCCCTGGGGCTTGTGT TTTTCCAGTTCTACCAGCTTTCCAACACTCAGCAAGACAGCATTTCTAACAAGGAAGAAAGATTGGCGAATCTCTCCCGACAGCTGCAGTCTCTCCAGACAAAGAACAGGAAGCTTGCAGAAATTTTGCAGCGCGTGGCTGAAAAACTGTGTCGTGAGCTGTATAACAAAACTGGAG AACACAGATGCAGCCCTTGtccagaaaaatggaaatggCATGGGGACAAATGCTACCGATTCTGTAGAGACAGCAAGAGTTGGCAAGGCTGTGAATATTTCTGCATTGCAGAGAACGCCACCATGCTGAAGATAAACACGCAGGAAGTGCTG GAGTTTGCCATGCCTCAGAGCTACTCTGAGTTTTTCTACTCTTATTGGACAGGGCTATCCCGCAATGGCAGCGGACAGGCGTGGCTATGGACCGATGGAACCCCGTACTCCTCTGAACT gtTGGAGATTATAATAGATTTCACCAGCCTAAGAAGCAGGGACTGTGTGACCATCCTCAATGGGAAGGCTTTCTCAAAGGACTGCAAAGAGTTGAGGCGGTGTGCGTGTGAAAGAAAGGCTGCAGCAGTGAAGCTTGAGAGTCTCCATTAG